Proteins from one Anopheles nili chromosome 2, idAnoNiliSN_F5_01, whole genome shotgun sequence genomic window:
- the LOC128721576 gene encoding glycerol-3-phosphate acyltransferase 1, mitochondrial has product MLGIFEVLVFLCIVGYFFNKQRTIDMVDIISNRVQEAYGSFRLPNMFGQGTGTEQNGGFSTYSMLKRFGEAGRRQRQINADHDRQVRHESLFHIKEMPTTHLQPELKPIPGMACPFCSPTESRPQLGADDRRRNAIDILRVTTHAGQQYALANHTGSFDWGVWCPHLAQATRVRRFSYPQVAGAVLPDERVQEALDVAVKESINDKRVELGLAENDESFDEDSYYSEMLRKHDQRAGKILVGMRSKISDLVLRITSWVLYKLLPCFMSGVAAHPAQVDMIKRAIEKHPDVPLIFLPLHRSHLDYIMVSFILLNNDIKCPLVAGGDNLRIPVFGSILRYDGAFFIKRKIDPLTGKKDHVYRAILHTYLQKCLTAGHNVEFFIEGGRTRTGKPCMPKSGILSVIVDAFNDKSISDALLVPVSINYEKLVDGNFVREQLGQKKIPESFASAASAIIKVLKARYGLMRIDFNEPFSLSELVKSLRKSDTAHNYTPEMRRLQHKPSSSSLFGTDVVQEEQDQRQLIDNIARHVVYDSARATSVMTTNALAFLLLNRFRDGAPLSILTEALDELRAVLNGVRDLGFTGSSEDVIRYATDLLGPGLVTKELRNGQTFIKPVVMIPNVIELSYYSNCLLPHFALESIVITCAGLLKREAERRTNTDQHDHVDEVTVGRQALLQMCMEFAELLMYEFILCKPCQKLDSVLDNTLQELCLREILSQPEAELTEEQTMARRLAYNLERDGLDVDDDEMDDFFDDHQNGTTGNRYGADEEDTTRIHFPAEKHCDRLVLQSVLAPFSHTYSAVASSLHQLLDGNSIVESEFIRLCIKEISTRVDVGDCKYGESISTDTVRNCLKVFQKRSYIEITNNNGVRLVSLMPPFDTLTEVQNIVQQVHIFVPV; this is encoded by the exons ATGTTGGGAATTTTTGAGGTGCTGGTGTTCCTCTGCATTGTCGGATACTTCTTCAATAAACAACG gacTATCGATATGGTAGACATCATATCGAACCGCGTTCAGGAGGCATATGGATCCTTCCGTTTGCCAAATATGTTCGGACAGGGAACGGGCACCGAACAGAATGGTGGCTTCTCCACTTACTCCATGTTGAAGCGTTTCGGTGAAGCTGGAAGAAGGCAGCGTCAAATCAATGCCGATCATGATCGCCAG GTGCGACATGAAAGCCTCTTCCACATAAAAGAAATGCCGACAACACACCTGCAACCGGAATTGAAACCAATTCCTGGCATGGCATGTCCCTTCTGCTCGCCGACAGAAAGC CGTCCCCAGCTCGGAGCGGATGATCGACGACGCAATGCGATCGATATTCTACGCGTTACAACGCACGCAGGACAGCAGTATGCCCTGGCCAATCATACGGGATCTTTCGACTGGGGTGTCTGGTGTCCTCATCTGGCACAGGCAACACGTGTACGTCGGTTTTCGTATCCTCAGGTAGCAGGCGCCGTGCTGCCTGATGAACGTGTCCAGGAAGCGCTGGATGTGGCCGTCAAGGAGTCGATTAACGACAAACGGGTGGAACTGGGTCTTGCGGAGAACGATGAGAGCTTCGACGAGGACAGCTACTACAGTGAAATGCTCCGAAAACACGACCAGCGAGCTGGAAAG ATACTGGTCGGTATGCGCTCCAAAATCTCGGACCTCGTGTTACGCATCACCTCGTGGGTGTTGTATAAGTTGCTGCCCTGCTTCATGTCCGGTGTTGCAGCCCACCCGGCGCAAGTGGACATGATAAAGCGCGCTATCGAGAAGCATCCGGACGTGCCACTCATCTTTCTGCCGCTTCACCGGAGTCATCTGGATTACATTATGGTCAGCTTCATTTTGCTGAACAACGACATCAAGTGTCCGTTGGTGGCTGGTGGGGACAACTTGCGCATTCCCGTGTTCGGTAGCATCCTGCGCTACGACGGTGCATTCTTCATTAAGCGCAAGATTGATCCGCTGACGGGTAAGAAGGATCACGTATACCGTGCGATTTTGCACACCTACCTGCAGAAGTGCTTGACGGCCGGTCACAATGTGGAGTTCTTCATCGAGGGTGGTCGCACCCGAACGGGCAAACCATGCATGCCAAAG AGTGGTATCCTGTCGGTTATCGTTGATGCGTTTAATGATAAAAGTATCTCCGACGCGCTCCTTGTGCCGGTGTCGATCAACTACGAGAAGCTGGTGGATGGTAACTTTGTGCGTGAACAGCTGGGACAGAAGAAAATTCCAGAAAGCTTTGCATCGGCTGCCTCCGCAATCATCAAGGTGCTGAAGGCTCGCTATGGGCTGATGAGAATCGATTTCAACGAACCATTCTCGCTAAGCGAACTTGTTAAATCGCTACGCAAATCCGACACGGCACACAACTACACGCCGGAAATGCG GCGACTGCAGCACAAACCTTCGTCGTCCTCTCTATTCGGAACGGATGTGGTGCAAGAGGAACAGGATCAACGGCAATTGATCGATAATATCGCGCGCCATGTAGTGTATGACAGTGCCCGTGCAACGTCCGTCATGACGACAAACGCTTTAGCATTCCTGCTCCTCAATCGCTTCCGTGATGGAGCACCACTTTCGATTCTTACTGAGGCATTGGATGAGCTGCGAGCTGTGCTGAATGGTGTGCGAGATCTTGGCTTCACTGGCTCTTCGGAGGACGTAATACGATATGCCACCGATTTGCTTGGCCCTGGCCTGGTGACAAAAGAACTACGCAATGGGCAAACGTTCATCAAACCGGTAGTTATGATTCCGAACGTGATCGAGCTGTCGTACTACTCGAACTGCCTGCTACCTCACTTTGCCCTCGAATCGATCGTGATTACGTGCGCCGGTCTACTGAAGCGCGAAGCGGAACGTCGAACCAACACGGATCAGCACGATCACGTGGACGAGGTGACGGTTGGGCGGCAAGCGTTGCTGCAAATGTGTATGGAATTTGCTGAGCTGCTGATGTATGAGTTCATATTGTGTAAACCGTGCCAGAAGTTGGATTCCGTCCTTGATAACACGCTGCAAGAGCTTTGCCTCCGGGAGATACTGTCTCAGCCGGAAGCAGAACTCACCGAAGAACAGACGATGGCCCGCAGACTAGCCTACAATTTGGAACGCGATGGGCTGGATGTCGATGACGACGAGATGGACGATTTCTTCGACGATCATCAGAATGGCACGACGGGCAACAGGTACGGTGCGGACGAGGAAGATACCACGCGGATACATTTCCCAGCCGAAAAGCACTGTGACCGACTCGTACTGCAATCGGTGCTGGCTCCGTTCTCCCACACCTACTCGGCCGTTGCGTCATCGCTGCACCAACTGCTCGACGGTAATTCCATAGTGGAGTCTGAGTTCATTCGGCTGTGCATCAAGGAAATTAGTACACGTGTTGATGTTGGAGACTGCAAATATG GTGAAAGTATATCCACCGATACGGTACGAAACTGCCTCAAAGTGTTCCAGAAACGATCGTACATCGAAATCACGAACAATAACGGCGTAAGACTGGTTTCACTGATGCCACCCTTCGACACGCTGACGGAGGTGCAGAACATAGTACAACAGGTGCACATTTTCGTGCCAGTCTAG
- the LOC128725840 gene encoding uncharacterized protein LOC128725840 has protein sequence MANALLDALPQNDCHSSAISMKTKILENYLVNQHTVTVIDSSPEIPLMSPYCLQSPIPTNAFTLQRFQRFVEQSFEQNTQQFEYRTNECFVASGRFEELSAELIPYLSKYNPRARVLLVTQEMSDVELAELFHISWYRYRLLQLVVLNQHSNDSIECCVFNPFRKDMSPKLNALPTLKTDLHCHVLDSPDELESYNRDLNDFIDDRIYNLHGYPLNIAMHVSNGSTSAYDCILGAVSFTDIDEQILSIMQSMMNFSLILHKNDLDLSIGYIHQNGTPIGTLGLIENNLIDLAANSRIIHNYDTKNLLYLHYITTEKLMFITPRNYYKDRDITLVFINPFSVAYMLTNVLLSFGVPMIIFLLEYVAYRLNVPCEAQQQTFGAKVLDLVGIIYNVSVKLPRAARKRWILVGLLVYNIVSYPIWQAVTIRYLQPNNQQVNNINSLEQLIETNLALKVSNYHEHIVSHEGPHFNNPHYRALASRMSTQNTSSLRDSIEHIIIHRDSALLIADVYVPLVLAGNYKWIPGKPDAIWPIEKPIYEFYKSMAVPKTSPFVNTFNAIIRRSVEAGMNDRFMHQLETVVQLMKIRRTKEHPSERDYIVFNMEHLRPLFIFYFVMLALACGVFFIELAVKRIEYTRTRHVVDTVDEYVPFEFVL, from the exons ATGGCCAACGCATTGCTGGATGCGTTGCCTCAAAACGACTGCCACTCCAGTGCGATATCAATGAAAACGAAGATACTCGAGAACTATCTCGTGAACCAGCACACCGTGACCGTGATCGATTCCAGCCCGGAAATACCACTAATGTCACCGTACTGTCTGCAGAGTCCGATACCAACGAACGCGTTCACCCTTCAACG ATTCCAACGTTTCGTCGAGCAGTCGTTCGAGCAGAACACACAGCAGTTCGAGTACCGTACGAACGAATGCTTCGTGGCGTCAGGACGTTTCGAAGAGCTGTCTGCTGAGCTCATTCCTTACCTCTCGAAGTATAACCCACGGGCCAGAGTGCTGCTCGTGACGCAGGAAATGTCGGACGTCGAGTTGGCTGAGCTTTTTCATATCTCCTGGTACCGGTACCGTTTGCTGCAGCTCGTTGTGCTGAACCAACACAGCAACGATTCCATCGAGTGTTGCGTATTCAATCCATTTCGAAAGGACATGTCACCGAAGCTGAACGCCTTGCCGACACTCAAAACGGACCTGCACTGTCACGTGCTAGACAGTCCAGACGAACTGGAATCGTACAACCGGGATCTAAATGATTTCATCGATGATCGCATCTACAATCTGCACGGCTACCCGCTTAACATTGCGATGCACGTAAGCAACGGATCAACGTCAGCCTACGATTGCATCCTCGGAGCGGTTAGCTTTACGGACATCGACGAACAGATCCTCTCCATCATGCAGAGCATGATGAACTTTAGCTTGATTCTGCACAAGAACGATCTCGACTTATCGATCGGTTACATTCATCAGAACGGAACACCGATCGGGACGCTTGGGTTGATCGAAAACAATCTTATCGATCTGGCGGCAAACTCACGGATCATCCATAACTACGACACGAAGAACCTGCTGTACCTGCATTACATCACAACCGAGAAGCTGATGTTTATAACGCCCCGCAACTATTACAAGGATCGAGACATAACGCTTGTCTTCATCAACCCGTTTAGCGTGGCGTACATGCTGACGAATGTGCTGCTATCGTTCGGTGTTCCCATGATCATCTTCCTGCTCGAGTACGTGGCGTATCGGCTCAATGTGCCCTGCGAGGCTCAGCAGCAAACGTTCGGTGCGAAGGTGCTCGATCTCGTCGGTATTATCTACAACGTGTCGGTGAAGCTGCCCCGAGCGGCCCGCAAACGCTGGATCCTTGTCGGGTTGCTGGTGTACAACATCGTGTCGTACCCAATCTGGCAGGCGGTCACCATTCGGTATCTACAACCGAACAATCAGCAGGtaaacaacatcaacagccTGGAGCAGCTCATTGAGACGAATCTGGCGCTAAAAGTGTCAAACTATCACGAACACATCGTGAGCCACGAGGGACCCCACTTTAATAATCCGCATTACCGCGCTTTGGCGAGCCGGATGTCCACTCAGAACACCTCCTCGTTGCGGGATTCCATCGAGCATATCATCATTCACCGGGATTCGGCGCTACTCATCGCGGACGTCTACGTACCACTCGTCCTGGCTGGCAATTACAAGTGGATCCCGGGCAAACCGGATGCCATCTGGCCGATCGAGAAACCGATCTATGAGTTCTACAAATCGATGGCCGTGCCGAAGACCTCTCCGTTTGTGAACACCTTTAATGCGATCATACGACGCAGTGTCGAGGCGGGCATGAACGATCGTTTCATGCATCAACTTGAAACGGTGGTCCAGCTGATGAAAATCCGTCGAACCAAGGAGCATCCATCCGAGCGCGATTACATCGTGTTCAACATGGAGCACCTGCGGCCACTGTTCATATTTTACTTCGTGATGCTAGCCCTAGCCTGTGGAGTATTCTTCATCGAGCTCGCGGTGAAACGAATCGAATATACAAGAACCCGTCACGTGGTCGACACCGTTGATGAATACGTCCCGTTTGAGTTCGTCCTGTGA
- the LOC128725949 gene encoding serine protease 7-like, with translation MNGHVYTVWLMVALLMYCCSWGVLAGTGGDRSCQTRAAKPQPGSCVPVSKCPTIKQHLLRLQFRSADLFEAFLRERACSYGKDGTLHVCCTTCSDRRNALPPNEALECPVDCVPIEDCPAVFGRSMVLQKRYDRGLHNLLRNSFCYEQSGQLFVCCAPERFVNQSTTGHRQLAKRVSWQSCVTPFGDDGKCVPPSRCAMVDDPETIASELEAFAIGCDPVANQSQLCCTESLLIFDQEAGKECETSAGVEGMCMESERCLDFIESDEKDAYVRRNWCYTNLQQVDYLCCPQDRIKEAPQIDFGIRAGEDPPACSTIIKRPGFCVPLAQCAPVARLLRQISARGTTATPDEALFLRNSICTTPEGGTGYHVCCDVTAVQTTTTPAPTTLPATSASPTTPANSVANHANMRLFDRSNCGMPGTNNKIAFGQQARLFQYPWMAMIVYASSTTGTESSDCAGTVINVRYVLTAAHCIDGQMERMRYVRVGEYDTRTDPDCEEDTCAAPIQRYGVEDAIFHPNFTRIVRSGHDIGLLRLNRSIDFSSGDVTPVCLPFTSGLMGFDPTLYWITGWGLTERLEVSPVLLQARIPPVSCSLSSYAICAGFGNATLHCEGDSGGPMKAQVPEYNFRFVQYGVISAGPRCGAQGVPGISSRVSFFMQWILDNIKP, from the exons ATGAACGGACATGTTTATACGGTTTGGTTGATGGTGGCGTTGCTGATGTACTGCTGCAGTTGGGGTGTTTTGGCTGGTACCGGAGGTGATCGATCGTGCCAGACGCGTGCGGCAAAACCACAACCGGGAAGCTGTGTTCCGGTGTCCAAGTGTCCGACCATCAAACAACACTTGCTGCGGTTGCAATTCCGCTCAGCAGACCTGTTCGAGGCGTTCCTCCGTGAGCGTGCCTGCAGCTATGGCAAGGATGGT ACGCTTCATGTGTGCTGTACAACGTGCTCAGATCGCCGGAACGCTTTGCCGCCAAACGAAGCCCTCGAATGTCCGGTGGATTGTGTCCCAATCGAGGACTGTCCAGCGGTGTTTGGGCGCAGTATGGTGCTGCAGAAACGATACGATCGTGGCCTTCACAATCTGCTGAGGAACAGCTTCTGCTACGAGCAGTCCGGTcagttgtttgtgtgttgcgCACCGGAGCGTTTCGTCAACCAGAGCACAACCGGACATCGGCAGTTGGCCAAGCGTGTCAGTTGGCAGTCCTGCGTGACTCCTTTTGGGGATGACGGAAAATGCGTTCCACCGAGCCGCTGCGCCATGGTGGACGATCCGGAAACGATCGCGTCGGAGTTGGAGGCGTTCGCGATCGGGTGTGATCCTGTCGCGAACCAATCGCAGCTTTGTTGCACCGAATCGCTGCTCATCTTTGATCAGGAAGCGGGAAAAGAGTGCGAAACGAGTGCTGGTGTGGAGGGGATGTGTATGGAATCGGAACGCTGTCTGGATTTCATTGAGTCGGATGAAAAGGACGCGTATGTTCGACGAAACTGGTGTTACACGAACCTGCAGCAGGTGGACTATTTGTGCTGTCCTCAGGACCGCATTAAGGAAG CCCCTCAGATCGATTTTGGGATCCGCGCTGGGGAAGATCCTCCCGCTTGTTCGACGATCATCAAACGGCCCGGTTTTTGTGTTCCTTTAGCCCAATGTGCTCCAGTGGCTCGACTGCTCAGGCAGATATCCGCACGAGGGACGACGGCAACCCCGGACGAGGCATTGTTTCTTCGAAATTCGATCTGCACCACACCGGAAGGG GGTACCGGTTATCACGTGTGCTGCGATGTAACAGCCGTCCAAACCACGACAACTCCGGCTCCTACAACCTTGCCAGCGACATCCGCTTCACCAACAACTCCAGCCAACAGTGTGGCCAACCACGCCAACATGCGTTTATTCGATCGATCCAACTGCGGCATGCCGGGAACGAACAACAAGATCGCATTCGGTCAACAAGCGCGTCTGTTCCAGTATCCCTGGATGGCAATGATCGTGTACGCATCCAGCACGACCGGTACGGAAAGTTCTGACTGCGCCGGAACCGTCATCAACGTCCGTTATGTCCTCACGGCGGCTCACTGCATCGACGGACAGATGGAACGAAT GCGGTACGTGCGTGTCGGTGAGTATGACACGCGCACGGATCCGGATTGTGAAGAGGACACTTGTGCCGCTCCGATTCAACGATACGGTGTGGAGGACGCCATCTTTCATCCGAACTTTACGCGCATAGTGCGATCGGGACACGACATCGGATTGCTGCGTTTGAACCGTTCGATCGACTTCAGCTCTGGCGATGTGACTCCGGTGTGTCTTCCATTCACCAGCGGATTGATGGGCTTTGATCCGACGTTATACTGGATTACGGGCTGGGGACTGACCGAACGACTGGAAGTTAGTCCGGTGTTGCTGCAAGCACGCATTCCGCCTGTATCATGCAGTCTGAGCAGCTATGCCATTTGTGCCGGGTTTGGAAATGCCACGCTGCATTGTGAGGGTGACTCCGGAGGACCTATGAAGGCGCAGGTTCCGGAGTACAACTTCCGGTTCGTGCAGTACGGTGTTATTTCGGCTGGACCTCGGTGTGGTGCGCAAGGAGTACCTGGCATCAGCTCGCGGGTTTCATTCTTCATGCAGTGGATACTGGACAATATAAAACCATAA